From the Verrucomicrobiia bacterium genome, one window contains:
- a CDS encoding DUF1559 domain-containing protein encodes MQITSNIQNTAEGIAPTFSQGDKPRGFTLIELLVVIGILAFLAAMPLPALTRVMSKDKQVQCMNNCKQMASAWHQYATDYGWYPPNPDDPGNSIKYYHWCPNAEGASTPDVFNPDLYYDPSYCLVDLYIANNIKLFHCPADLRTGLYSGTQQPSLKGQTISAVRTISASGAVGSTDDTFWSSGGGHGGLIRHAVNGPWLDGLHDALNGRGAYATFGKPSAFSVIAPSMVFMIGDENPQSINDGALSTVAALNTLEFIDWPASLHAGGGTFSFCDGHAEMHKWGGKILQGPFTATVHATIPADRADFIWLAQHSSTHK; translated from the coding sequence ATGCAAATCACCTCAAATATCCAGAACACTGCAGAAGGAATCGCGCCCACCTTTTCGCAAGGAGACAAACCGCGGGGTTTTACCCTGATTGAATTGTTGGTGGTCATAGGCATCCTCGCCTTTCTGGCGGCTATGCCGTTGCCGGCCCTTACGCGGGTCATGTCCAAGGACAAGCAAGTTCAATGCATGAACAATTGCAAGCAGATGGCCTCGGCCTGGCATCAATACGCGACGGATTACGGATGGTACCCACCCAACCCGGATGACCCGGGCAATTCCATCAAGTACTATCATTGGTGTCCCAATGCCGAAGGAGCCAGTACCCCCGACGTTTTCAATCCCGACCTCTATTACGATCCAAGCTATTGCCTGGTCGATCTATACATCGCCAACAACATAAAATTATTTCATTGTCCAGCCGACCTGCGGACGGGGCTCTACTCAGGCACTCAGCAACCGAGTCTTAAGGGGCAAACCATCTCAGCCGTGCGAACCATTTCCGCGAGCGGCGCTGTCGGCAGCACTGATGATACCTTCTGGTCCAGCGGCGGCGGCCACGGTGGCCTCATCCGCCATGCGGTCAATGGCCCATGGTTGGATGGACTTCACGACGCCCTGAATGGCCGAGGTGCTTACGCCACTTTCGGCAAACCTTCAGCCTTCAGCGTTATTGCGCCATCAATGGTGTTTATGATCGGCGATGAAAATCCCCAGAGCATTAACGATGGCGCGCTGAGCACCGTTGCCGCCCTGAATACTCTTGAGTTTATCGATTGGCCTGCTTCACTCCACGCTGGCGGGGGCACCTTTTCATTCTGTGATGGCCATGCCGAGATGCACAAATGGGGTGGCAAGATATTGCAGGGTCCTTTCACCGCCACCGTCCACGCCACGATCCCGGCCGACCGGGCCGACTTCATCTGGCTCGCACAGCATTCCTCAACACATAAATAG